The nucleotide sequence CGATGCCGGCCTCGTCCAGGCTGGAGCCAGGCAATACCTGAAACGGGCTGGCCGGCGGGCAGCCGTCGCCGACCGGTCCGGCCACGGCCGTGGACACGCCCCGGGCGGCGGCCCAGCCCAGGAGCCACGAGGTCAGCATCACCCGGCCCCGGCAGTCCGGGGACATGCCGCCCACGGCCACGGTGGCCGCCGCCGGCCGGCAGACCTTGCCCAGGCCCAGGCCGAAGGCCCGGGCTTCCAGCCGGCGATAGCCGGCCACGGCCCGGCCGGGCACGACGAGCAGTCCGGCCAGGAGCCGGCGCAGGAGGTCCTTGGGCGTCAGCGACGGCGACGAAGCGAGGGGGCGGCGCGAAGGTTCGATCCTTCGCCGCCGGGTGCGACGGGCATTGGCCATGGCGGAAAAAATGGCCCGCCCCGGGCCGGCGGGGCCGGGGGCGGGCCGTTGGGGCAGGCTGGCCTAGTCCCTGTTGCCGCCGCCGAAAAGGCGCAGCATCATCAGGAACAGGTTGATGAAGTCGAGGTAGAGGGTCAGCGCGCCGAGGATGGTTCCCCGCCGCACGGCCGTGGCGTCGTCGGCCGGGGCCATCTCGCCCATGACCTTGAGCTTCTGGGTGTCGTAGGCGGTCAGTCCCGTGAAGACCAGCACGCCCACGCAGGAGATGATGAAATCGGCCATGGCGCTCTTGGTGAACATGTTGACCAGGGAGGCGATGACGATGCCGATAAGGCCCATGAACAGGAAGCTGCCCATGCCGGTCAGGTCGCGCTTGGTCAGGAGGCCATACAGGCTCATGGCTCCGAACATGCCGCCGGTGACCAGAAAGGCCTTGAAGATGGTGGCCTGGGCGTAGACCACGAAGATGGCCGACAGGGTGACGCCGTTTAGGGCGCTATAGAGCATGAACAGCCCGCTGGCCGTGCCGGCCGACAGGCGGTTGATGGCGGCGGACAGGCCCACGACCAGGGCCAGTTCGGCGATGATGAGGCCGAAAAAGAGGATCTGGTTGCCGAAAACAGCCTGCATCAGGGCCGGGCTCGACACCACGAAGACCGAGGCCGCCGCCGTGACCAGCAGGCCCAGGCACATCCAGCCGTAGACGCCGCGCATGAAGGCGTTTACAACTTCGACGCGGGCTTGGGTTGTCTGCATCGAGCGATATTGGTAGCTCATGAGCATCCTCCTCAAGGAAAAAATAGTAGACTATCCCTAGTCTATAACGCGCCGCGAGGCCGCTGGCAAGGGGAACCGGGCCGGCGCAGCGTTGGCGCGACGCAGGAGACGCATGGAGCAGACGCTGTTGCGGGTGGAAGGGCTTTCCACGGTTTTTGAAACGCCGGCCGGGCCGCTTACGGCCGTGGACGGCGTGGATCTCACGGTGTCGCGCGGCGAAGTGGTGGCCGTGGTGGGGGAATCGGGCTGCGGCAAGACCATGCTGGCCCTGTCCATCCTGGGGCTTGTGCCGCCACCGGGGCGCATCGTTTCGGGCCGGGCCGTGCTCGGCGACACCGACGTGCTGGCCTTGCCCGAGAGCCAGCGCCGGCAGGTGCGGGGCAAGCGGGCGTCCATGATCTTTCAGGAACCGATGACGGCGCTCAATCCGGTGCTGACCATCGGCGAGCAGGTGGCCGAGCCGTTGCGCGTCCATGCCGGAGCCTCGCGCCGGGAAAGTCTGGCCGCGGCCGAGGCCATGCTGGCCCGGGTGGGGCTGCCCGATCCCGGCCGGCAGCTTGGGCGCTATCCCCACGAGCTTTCCGGCGGCCAGCGCCAGCGGGTCATGATCGCCATGGCCCTTATGCTGCGCCCGGAGCTGCTTATCGCCGACGAGCCGACCACGGCCCTGGACGTCACGGTCCAGGGACAGATCCTGGCGCTCATGCTCGATTTGGCCCGGGACGCCGGCACGGCCATCCTGCTGGTCACCCACAACCTCGGCGTGGTGGCCCAGACCGCCGACCGGGTGGCGGTCATGTACGCCGGCCGACTGGTGGAAGAGGCTGCGGTGGACGCCTTTTTCCAGGGGCCGGCCCATCCCTACTCCCGGGGGCTTTTAGCCTCGCTGCCGCGCCTGGACGCCCCGGGCCGGCGGCTTACGCCGGTTCCGGGCATGGTGCCGAGCCTGTCCGCCCTGCCCACCGGCTGCCATTTCCATCCGCGCTGCGGGCAGGCCTTTGCCCCCTGTGCCGACAACCCGCCGCCGTTGTTCGACCTTCCCGGCGGCGGACAAGCGAGGTGCTGGCTTCATGGCGCGTAGCGACGTCCCGGTGCTGGAGCTGGCCGGCCTGTCCCGCTCGTTTGTTTCCCGGGAAGGCGTCTTTCGCCGCCGCGAGCGGATCGTGCGGGCCGTGGACGGGGTGGACCTGGCCGTGGCCCCGGGCGAGACGGTGGGGCTGGTGGGCGAGTCGGGCTGCGGCAAATCGACCCTGGCCCGCATGGCCATCGGGCTTTTGCCGCCAAGCGCCGGCACGGTGCGCCTGGGCGGGCTCGATCCCTGGGACGGGGGGGCCGCCGAGCGCAAGCGCCTGCCGCGTCTGGCCCAGATGATCTTCCAGGACCCCTACTCGTCCCTCAACCCGCGCCTGCCCGTGGGCTGGACCGTGGCCGAAGGGCTGCGGGCGGCCGGCGGATTCTCAGCCGGCCAGCGCCGGGAGCGCGTGGCCGAGCTTCTGGCCCAGGTCGGGCTGGCCCCGGAACACGCCCGGCGCTTTCCCCACCAGTTTTCCGGCGGCCAGCGCCAGCGGGTGGCCATTGCCCGGGCCTTGGCCCTGTCGCCGGAGCTTATTGTCTGCGACGAGCCGGTCTCGGCCCTGGACGTTTCGGTCCAGGCCCAGGTGATAAATCTCCTGGCCGACCTCAAGGCCCGCCACGGTCTGGCCTATCTGTTCATTTCCCACGACCTGGCCGTGGTCGGGCATTTAAGCGACCGGGTGGCCGTAATGTACCTCGGACGCATCGTGGAGCTGGCCCCGGCCGCCGCCCTTTACGCCAGGGCCGCGCATCCGTATACCAGGGCGCTGCTGGCGGCCGTGCCCGGGCTTGATCCCGGCCGCCGCCGGCCGGCCGGCCTGGCCGGAGAAACGCCCAGTCCGGCGGCCGTGCCCACGGGCTGCGCCTTTCATCCGCGCTGCGACCAGGTCCAGCCACGCTGCGCCGAGCAGTCGCCGGCGCTCACCGAGATCGCCCCCGGACACTTTGCGCGCTGCCTGCGCCTCACATAAAAGGAGAATCGCGATGGACCACATCGAAAAAGCCAGCCAGGAAATCTTCCGGGTGTTCATGGCCGAGCACTGGGTGCGCTACTATTTTGCCATGCAAAACGGCGAGGTGGTGTTTCTGGACGTGCCGGACGAAGCCATTGAAGCCGTAAAGGCCCACGACGCGGGCCTGGCCGAGTTCGTGGCCGGGGTCAACGGCCAGAGCATCGACATGGAATCCTCGCGCCGGGCCGTGGGCGAACACGTGTTCCGCACCATGGAAGGCGGCCAGTACCCGCCGGGGCTGGTGGGCAAGGCCTTTGACGGCCCGCAGCTCGGGCTTTTGCTCAAGCTCTTCACGGTCTGGCTGTCCGGCCACGAGGCCATGCTCGACGCGCAGCCCTTGCCCTTTGCCGAATGGGAACGACTTTTTACCGCCTGGCGGCAGGACCCGGCCGTGGCCCGCTTCGCCGCCAGCCTGGCCCAGGCCGGCAATCCGGCCACCCCGGGCAGCGGCGCGGTGCATTAATTCGGGCAATAAACAGGCCTTTTGGCCCGGAAGATCGGCAAGGCGTCGATCTTCCGGGCTTTTTTCATGTCCCGGCTACTGCTTCTTCTTGAGTACCCAGCCCCGGGCCTGCATGCAGGTGGCGAACACGTCCTGGTTGGCGTCGTCCTCGGCCACGTTGGCCACCCAGCGCGTGGCCTGGGCCTCGATGGTGGGATCGGTCTCGAACCGGTCCCGGCCGTAGGTGGGCGGTATCTGGGCGTTGGCCTCGTTGGTGCAAAGGGTGGTGTCCTGGGCCAGTCGCGCCTTGGACTCGGACTGATCGACCAAGTTGGGATTGTAATAGACAGGGCCGCAGCCACCAAGGCCGAAGGCCAGCAAGGCCAGCAGGGCAACGCGGATCGCCGGGCGCGGAATCACGGTCATGGAACGTCCTTTGCGGTCGGATTTATGGTCTGGATATTTTGTCGCCAGGGAACCTGCAACCTTTTTCCCATGGCGCGCGACATACGGGACGCCGGCGCACTTTTGCCCTGCACCGGCGCAATGCAGCATTCTGGAGGAACCTGTATGGAAGACCATCTGGCGATGGCCATTGAGATCGTCAAAGCCCAGGCCAAGGTCCGCAACATGAAAGAGGACGAGATACGGGCCATGGTGGCCAGCTTGTCGGCCACCATCCGCGATATGGATCTGGCGGCGGCGACGGGCGCGGGCATGCCGCCCGACGCCAAGCGGGCCATCAAGGAACGCACCATCACCTGCCTGGAATCGGGCAAGCCGTTTAAGATCCTCACCCGCAAGCATCTGGCCAAGTACGGGCTCACCCCGGACGAGTACCGGGCCAAGTGGGGCTACGCCAGGGACATGCCGCTGGTGTGCAAGGCCTTGCAGCGCGAGCGCCGCAAGAAGATGCGCGAACTGCGCCTGTGGGAACGCCGGGGCCAGGGCGACAGCGCGGCCTAGGCGGCAATCCGTTCCCGTTCGTGACGGGCGGCCCCCCAAAAAAATACGAGAGTATTTTTTAAAACAACGGATTATGAGCCTTGCCCGCCTCAGGCGGCAACCCTCTCCCGTTCGTGACGGGCGGCCAGGCAGGCGGCCACGGCGGCGGCCGTGCATTCGCCAAGCTCGGGCAGGCTGGTGCGGTCGTTGAAGGCCCCGAGATGGGGGCCGGTGGCGATGGCCACATCGGCCTCGCCCCGCGTCAGACAGGCCACCGTTTCGGCGGCCATGCCCCGGCCGAGCAAAAAGTCCCGGAACGCCGCGTCGGTCATGGCCGTCTGGTCGTCCACCCGCAGCAGCTCGTCCATGTGGCGGTCCACGCCCATCTCCTCCACCATGCGCCGGGCCAAGGCGGCCGCGTCAAAAGGCGCATGGCCGGGGGCCGCGCCGGCAAAGCCCTCGTGGTAGCGGGCCGTGGTTTCGGCCACCACCCGGGCCAGCAAGGCTTCATCGAAAAGATGGCGGGCGTCGGCCGGCACGCCGCCCGGGCCGTGGCCAAGAAGCGAGGGGTCGCGCATCCGAAAATAGCTGCCGGCCACGAGGTAGAGGCTGATCAAATGGTCGCCCATCTGGCGGTAGAGCCGGGCCGGCCGGACGCCCACCGAGGCGAAATGCTCGAAATCGCGCAGGCCCGAGACCCCGAAGTTGGGATGCAGGGCGCTTGCCAGCCAGCGGTCCAGCCGCCCCGGCAAGCGCCAGTCATACAGGCCCCCGTCCTCGCGCCGCCCCTGCTGCACCCGGTTGTGGAAAAGCGGGATGGCCGCCTCGTGGACAATGCCCCGGCCGGCCAGCCAGCCGAGCAGATGGGCCGCCCGGGACATGACCTCGGCAAAGGCCTCGGCACCAAGCCCCCCCTGCCCGGCCGGGGCGTTGGGATAGGCGAAATAGTCGGCCCGGGCCAGATAGGCCAGGCAGCGCCCGTCCGGGTCAAGGCCGGGCAAGGGGCAGGGCGCGTCCGGCACGGCCCACAAGGGCGCATCGCCGGGAAAAAGCGGCCTCGGTACATGGCAGGGAACCGGGAAGGGTTCGTCGGCCAGGGCGCGCATCCAGGCCGCTTCCCGGGCCAGGCCCAGCGGGGATTCGCCCTGGCGCAGGCGTTTTATCACCAGAAGCGTGCCGGGCTGGCCGGCCGGCAGAAGCAGGCTGCGCCCGGCCGGGGTCGCCTCGGCATGAGCCGAAACTTCGGCGGCCTGCCTCAAGGCGGCAAAGGACGCCCGGGCCGCCTCGGGTTCGGGCACGGCGATCTCGCGGCCGCCCAGGCCGGAAAGCGGCAGCGCGCCCACGGCCTCGGCCGCGGCCAGACGGGGCTTGCCGGGCGTGGCCAGGGCCTTGTCCAGGGCCTGCCTGGAAGCGGCGGCCAGATCGGCCGGTCCCTTGGCCAGCACATGCACCAGGGCCTCGGCGGCGTCGCGGTAGAGGATGCGGGCCTGAGTCCGGCGGGCATGGGGATCGGCGACGAGCAGGCGTTCCAGGGCGGTCAGGCAGGCCGGGCACAGCGCCCCGGGGTCGCGCTCGGCCAGATCGGCCAGACGGCGGGCGGCCAGATAGGCGGCGGTGAAATCGCCGTCCAGGCCGTAGGCGGCAAATCCCGGGTCGGTCAACGAGAGGCTTCCGGCAACAGGCGATTGAGCAGCGCCTGCAAATCGTACTCGTCCAATGGTTTGGGCAGGAAATCGAAGGGCTTGGCCTCGGCGGCCCGGTTGCGGGTGCCGTCATCGACAAAGGCCGAGACAAACACCACCGGCACGTCGCTGTCCCGGCGCAGGAGCTTGGCGGTCTCGATGCCGTCAAGGTCGCCGTCCAGGCGGATGTCCATGAGCACGAGATCGGGACGCTGGCGACGGAAGGCGTTTATCGCCTCCTGGCCCGAACCCACGGCGGCCAGGACCTTATGGCCCAGCCGCTTGAGCATGGCCCCCGTGGCCATGGCCGTTATCGCCTCGTCTTCGACGATCATCACGCGCGCCGCAATCATGCTCACAGCTCCTTGGGCAACGAAAACAAGCCGTCTATGCTTTTCATGGACCCGCCCCGGCCCTTTGTCAATGCCGACCAAAGCAAACAGACCGCCGGATTGCGCCGGCGGTCCGCAAAAGCAATGAAGCATCGGGGCGTTAGCAGTCGCTTTTTTTCCCGCCGCCCCGTTGAGCAACGGAGATGGGCTTGTGGCCCGATGCCGTCGCTATGGTCGAGCCAGGCCTAGGAATTCATGTCGATAAGCGAATTCCAGTCGTCGGCAAACTTTTTGAGTCCCGCGTCGGTGAGCGGATGGCGGATGTCGTACTCGCGCCAGTTCTTGTTCAGGGAAAGGGCTTCGGCCGGGATGGGGGCCAGCCCCTTGGCGTTGTAGCCGTATTTGGGACCGGGAATGGGCTTGCCGGCCTCGGCCCAGGCCAGGAGCACCTTGGCCGGGGCGGTGATGATGTCCGCGCCGTAGGCCAGGGAGCACAGGAAATGGTCCATGGTGCGTACGCTGGCCGAGAGCACCTGCACATGACCGTCGCTTTGGCCATACAGCGCCACGATGTTCTTGATCAGGTCCATGCCGTCTTCGCCCCGGTCGTCCAGGCGGCCGACAAAGGGCGACAGGAACACGTCGCCGCGTCCGGCCCCCCGGGTGGCGGCATAGACGGCGGCGGCCTGGGCCTGGCTGAAGACCAGGGTCATGTTGACGCGCCGGCCTTCGCCGGTGAGCACGGCGGCGGCTTCCAGGCCGGCCGTGGTGGTCGGCAGCTTGATGTGGGCGTTGGGAATCCAGGCGTCGAACTCCCGGGCATGGGTCAGCATGTCAGCCACGGTGGTGTCGGCGTCGGCGTAGACCTCGATGGAGATGGACCCCTTGGGCAACAGCGCGGACAGCTCCTGGCAAAGGGCCTTATAAAAGTCGTAGATGGCCGTGCTGCTGAATTTGTTGCCGTCGACCTTGTGGGCCTCGGCCTCGGGATTCTTGGCCAGAAGGCTCGGGTTGGTGGTCTGGCCGTCGAGAAAACCCAGGGCGGCGATGACCTGCCGGGTTTCCTGGGGATCGGCGCCGTCGAGAAAAATGCGCGTTTTGAGCGTGTCGGGTCGCATAGGGGCCTCGCAGCAGTTTGGTTCGTCTGGCGGCAAAAAAGAGTATGGGCCGCCGGCCCGGGGCCAAAACTTGCCCCGGTACGAGATAATGACGGAAACTAAACACCTTTTGCGAACAAAAGGCAAACAGTCTGTTGACGCGGGGCGCTTGCGGAGGGAAACACGGCAGAAAACAGGAACGCGACCATCGCGTCGTCCGCCCAAGGCGCGGCGGTCCCGGACGGGCCAAAGCCCGTTTCCTGACAAATCGGCCGGGACACGGCTTCGGGAGGCAAACATGACGAACGCCGACAGCTTCGACGCCCGCAAACGGGCGGCGGCCCAGGCCGCCGCGCACCTGGTCGGCCCGGGCATGGCCGTGGGCCTGGGGCACGGCTCCACCGCCGTGGCCGTGGTCCCGTTTCTGGCCGCGCGCGCTGGGCGCGGGGAACTGGCCGGCACGGCCTTTGTGCCGGCGGCGCGCTACATGGCCCAGGCCCTTCGCGCCGCCGGCCTGCCCGTGGCCTGTCTTGATGATTTTCCCCGGCTGGCCCTGGCCATCGACGGAGCCGACGAGATCGCCCCCAACCTCGACTGCATCAAGGGCGGCGGCGGCGCACTTCTGTACGAGAAGATCGTGGCCCAGGCCGCCGAGCGCTTCGTGCTGGTGGCTGACGACGGCAAGTGCTCGCCGGCCCTTGGGACGCGCCATGCCCTGCCCGTGGAGGTCACGCCCTTCGCCCTGGCCCCCACCGTCGATTTCCTGGCGGCCATCGGCGGCGCGCCGACGCTGCGCCGTCGCCCTGACGGCGACCCCATGCGCACCCAGCGCGGCAACTGCATCTGCGACTGCGCCTTCGGCCCCCTGGCCGATCCGGCCGGGCTGGCGGCGCTGCTCGACGCCCGGGCCGGCGTGGCCGGGCACGGGCTTTTCGTGGGCCTGGCCCAGGCGGCCTTTATCGCCGGCCCGGACGGCGTGCAGGAGCTTTCCCGACCGGCCGGCTGAGCCGACCCCGGCGACACTCAGGGGCTGTTTAACCTGCGGCCGGCTGCACCGGACCCGGCGACTTAAGCGCCGCGGCCTCGAAAGGCCCTGGCGCGTAGTGCTGACAGCATCGGGAAACCGGGCATTTTCTTGAAAATCCGCGAGGATTTATCCAGGGTCGCGGCGCGTGGCGGACTTCGGCGGCCGGAAGCTCTTCAGCTTCCGGCCATCGAAGCATGGCGGGAGACTTAGGCGCCCGCCAGGTACGTGGCGATGGCGTCGTCGTAGGCGCTGGTCTGGCGGAAGGTGGCGGCGGCGGTTTTCTGGCGCAGGGCCAACGGCGCTTTCATGCCGTTTTGGGCCAGGGCGTCCATGACCTCGGGATAGAAGGCCGGGTCGGGGACCACCAGGATGGAGGCGAAATTTTTCGCCGAGGCGCGAAGCAGCGTCGGCCCGCCGATGTCGATCTGCTCCACCATCTCCGGCAGGGGCAGTCCCTTTTCCAGGGCCTTGCTGAAGGCGTAGAGATTGACCACCACCATGTCGAAGGCGGCGATGCCGTGCTTCTCCAGGGTGGCGACGTGTTCGGGGTTGTCCTTGTCGGCCAGGATGCCGCCGTGGACATTGGGGTGCAGGGTTTTGACGCGGCCGTTTAAAATTTCCGGGAACCCCGTCACGTCGCTGACGGAGGTGACGGGCAAGCCGGCTTCGACGAGCATCTTGCGGGTGCCGCCGGTGGAGACGAGTTCGACGCCGGCGGCGGACAGGAACCGGGCCAGTTCGGGCAGGCCGGACTTGTCCGTGACGCTTAAAAGCGCCCGTTTGACAGGCAGAAAATCCATGCTGGACCTCGCTTTTTCAGGCGAGGTGCCACATGGCGGCCGGCTTGGCAAGGGTGCAAGGGGCGCGCGGCGCAAAACGCCCTGCGCGCCTTACGTGGACACGACACGGGATGCAGGGCCGTGACGTCCGGCCGGGGCTGGGCGGCCCGGGCCGGACGTCGCGCAGGGGTGTCCATGGGCCGGTTCGACGCGGCTTGCATCGTCTCCCTGAAGCCTGGCAAAGCCTGGCCAAGGAGAAATTTGTCAGGACAAGGCTGTCCGGCCAGGGCCCGGACCGCTTCGCCGGCTAGGCCGCGATGCGCTTGAGCTCGTCGGCCAGTTCCCGGGCGGCGTCGTTGGCCGGGTCCTGGAGCAGGATCTGGTCGATCTCCGCCCCGGCTTCGCCATGGCGGCCAAGGCTCACCAGGCAACCGGCCAGGGTGAAGCGGACCTCGTGCTTGAGCGGATCCAGGGCCAGATAGTCCTGCAGGTAGGGCAGGACGTCGTCCAGGCGGTCGTCGGCATGGGCCAGACGGACCAGGCCGAACAGGGCCACCAGGTTTTCCGGGTTCTTGGACAGCGCGCCCTTGAAATGGGTGAACGCCTCGGCCGATTGGCCGCGCTCCATCTCAATAAGCGCCATGCCGGACAGGGACCGGTCGTCGGCTTCAATGGAAGACGCCTTGCGGTACAGCGTCATGGCGTCGTCAAGCTTGCCGCGCTGCACGGCGATGGTGGCCAACCCCAGATAGGGGTCGGGGTGCACGCCGTTGCTGGTCATGGCCTTGCCGTAATATTCCTCGGCCTTGTCCAGGTCGCCCATGAACAGATAGCATTCGCCGAGTTCCTTGTTGATTTCGTAGTCGAGTTGCCCACTCATGACATCCCCTCCGTTGGCGGCCCGTCGGGTGCTGGTTTCGGGCCTGGCCGGTTCGCGCCTTGACGGCGCAGCTGGTGCTCGTTGGTCCCGACGGCCAGGGCTGCCGGGCGTTTTCCTCCAAGCAATCCTCATGCCAAGAACCCCAACGCGCCGGCCGGCCGGCTCCACAGGCCCGCGACGCATGACGCTTTTGGGAAATTCGTCCGGCTTTATTAGAAAGTGAAACGAATAGGCGGCAAAAAATGCCCCCGGCCGCGCCGGGCTGATCGGGCTGGAACGCTTTTTGCCCAATAGGCTTTCGAAAACGGGCGGCCAGCCCGGAGACGACTCTCCCAAGCGGAGGAAACAGACCATGAAAACCATTTTTTCAAGCAATCTCGGGCTTCTCGGCAAGGTCATGGACCTGCATCAGGAGCGTCAGAATGTCGTCATGTCCAACCTGGCCAACCAGGACGTGCCCGCCTTCAAGGCCCGCACCCTGGAGTTCGAGCAGGAACTGCAGGCCGCGCTCAATATCGACGGCCGGGGCAAGATGACGCGCACCCAGGGCGGCCACATGCCCACGGTGTTCAATGCCGCCGGCTTCGAGGGCAACATCGACATGGGCTGGAAGCCCCGGGTCGTCCAGGGCCTGGACAGCGTGGACATGGATAAGGAAATGGCGGTCATGGCCAAGAATACGCTCATGTACAACGCCCTGACCGACATCACCAAGAAGAGTTTCGAAGGCCTGCAAAAGGTCATCATGGACGGAGGCAAGTAACATGGATCTCTTCACCGCAATGGACATCGGTTCGTCGGGCATGTCGGCCCAGCGGACCACCATGAACACCATCTCCATGAACCTGGCCAACATCAAGACCACCAGAACGGTCAACGGCGGCGGACCTTACGTGCGCAA is from Solidesulfovibrio magneticus RS-1 and encodes:
- a CDS encoding Bax inhibitor-1/YccA family protein; this translates as MSYQYRSMQTTQARVEVVNAFMRGVYGWMCLGLLVTAAASVFVVSSPALMQAVFGNQILFFGLIIAELALVVGLSAAINRLSAGTASGLFMLYSALNGVTLSAIFVVYAQATIFKAFLVTGGMFGAMSLYGLLTKRDLTGMGSFLFMGLIGIVIASLVNMFTKSAMADFIISCVGVLVFTGLTAYDTQKLKVMGEMAPADDATAVRRGTILGALTLYLDFINLFLMMLRLFGGGNRD
- a CDS encoding ABC transporter ATP-binding protein, which produces MEQTLLRVEGLSTVFETPAGPLTAVDGVDLTVSRGEVVAVVGESGCGKTMLALSILGLVPPPGRIVSGRAVLGDTDVLALPESQRRQVRGKRASMIFQEPMTALNPVLTIGEQVAEPLRVHAGASRRESLAAAEAMLARVGLPDPGRQLGRYPHELSGGQRQRVMIAMALMLRPELLIADEPTTALDVTVQGQILALMLDLARDAGTAILLVTHNLGVVAQTADRVAVMYAGRLVEEAAVDAFFQGPAHPYSRGLLASLPRLDAPGRRLTPVPGMVPSLSALPTGCHFHPRCGQAFAPCADNPPPLFDLPGGGQARCWLHGA
- a CDS encoding ABC transporter ATP-binding protein, producing the protein MARSDVPVLELAGLSRSFVSREGVFRRRERIVRAVDGVDLAVAPGETVGLVGESGCGKSTLARMAIGLLPPSAGTVRLGGLDPWDGGAAERKRLPRLAQMIFQDPYSSLNPRLPVGWTVAEGLRAAGGFSAGQRRERVAELLAQVGLAPEHARRFPHQFSGGQRQRVAIARALALSPELIVCDEPVSALDVSVQAQVINLLADLKARHGLAYLFISHDLAVVGHLSDRVAVMYLGRIVELAPAAALYARAAHPYTRALLAAVPGLDPGRRRPAGLAGETPSPAAVPTGCAFHPRCDQVQPRCAEQSPALTEIAPGHFARCLRLT
- a CDS encoding MucR family transcriptional regulator, which gives rise to MEDHLAMAIEIVKAQAKVRNMKEDEIRAMVASLSATIRDMDLAAATGAGMPPDAKRAIKERTITCLESGKPFKILTRKHLAKYGLTPDEYRAKWGYARDMPLVCKALQRERRKKMRELRLWERRGQGDSAA
- a CDS encoding SidJ-related pseudokinase; translation: MTDPGFAAYGLDGDFTAAYLAARRLADLAERDPGALCPACLTALERLLVADPHARRTQARILYRDAAEALVHVLAKGPADLAAASRQALDKALATPGKPRLAAAEAVGALPLSGLGGREIAVPEPEAARASFAALRQAAEVSAHAEATPAGRSLLLPAGQPGTLLVIKRLRQGESPLGLAREAAWMRALADEPFPVPCHVPRPLFPGDAPLWAVPDAPCPLPGLDPDGRCLAYLARADYFAYPNAPAGQGGLGAEAFAEVMSRAAHLLGWLAGRGIVHEAAIPLFHNRVQQGRREDGGLYDWRLPGRLDRWLASALHPNFGVSGLRDFEHFASVGVRPARLYRQMGDHLISLYLVAGSYFRMRDPSLLGHGPGGVPADARHLFDEALLARVVAETTARYHEGFAGAAPGHAPFDAAALARRMVEEMGVDRHMDELLRVDDQTAMTDAAFRDFLLGRGMAAETVACLTRGEADVAIATGPHLGAFNDRTSLPELGECTAAAVAACLAARHERERVAA
- a CDS encoding response regulator, with protein sequence MIAARVMIVEDEAITAMATGAMLKRLGHKVLAAVGSGQEAINAFRRQRPDLVLMDIRLDGDLDGIETAKLLRRDSDVPVVFVSAFVDDGTRNRAAEAKPFDFLPKPLDEYDLQALLNRLLPEASR
- a CDS encoding transaldolase family protein, with the translated sequence MRPDTLKTRIFLDGADPQETRQVIAALGFLDGQTTNPSLLAKNPEAEAHKVDGNKFSSTAIYDFYKALCQELSALLPKGSISIEVYADADTTVADMLTHAREFDAWIPNAHIKLPTTTAGLEAAAVLTGEGRRVNMTLVFSQAQAAAVYAATRGAGRGDVFLSPFVGRLDDRGEDGMDLIKNIVALYGQSDGHVQVLSASVRTMDHFLCSLAYGADIITAPAKVLLAWAEAGKPIPGPKYGYNAKGLAPIPAEALSLNKNWREYDIRHPLTDAGLKKFADDWNSLIDMNS
- the rpiA gene encoding ribose-5-phosphate isomerase RpiA, encoding MTNADSFDARKRAAAQAAAHLVGPGMAVGLGHGSTAVAVVPFLAARAGRGELAGTAFVPAARYMAQALRAAGLPVACLDDFPRLALAIDGADEIAPNLDCIKGGGGALLYEKIVAQAAERFVLVADDGKCSPALGTRHALPVEVTPFALAPTVDFLAAIGGAPTLRRRPDGDPMRTQRGNCICDCAFGPLADPAGLAALLDARAGVAGHGLFVGLAQAAFIAGPDGVQELSRPAG
- a CDS encoding IMP cyclohydrolase, translated to MDFLPVKRALLSVTDKSGLPELARFLSAAGVELVSTGGTRKMLVEAGLPVTSVSDVTGFPEILNGRVKTLHPNVHGGILADKDNPEHVATLEKHGIAAFDMVVVNLYAFSKALEKGLPLPEMVEQIDIGGPTLLRASAKNFASILVVPDPAFYPEVMDALAQNGMKAPLALRQKTAAATFRQTSAYDDAIATYLAGA
- a CDS encoding tetratricopeptide repeat protein codes for the protein MSGQLDYEINKELGECYLFMGDLDKAEEYYGKAMTSNGVHPDPYLGLATIAVQRGKLDDAMTLYRKASSIEADDRSLSGMALIEMERGQSAEAFTHFKGALSKNPENLVALFGLVRLAHADDRLDDVLPYLQDYLALDPLKHEVRFTLAGCLVSLGRHGEAGAEIDQILLQDPANDAARELADELKRIAA
- the flgB gene encoding flagellar basal body rod protein FlgB, coding for MKTIFSSNLGLLGKVMDLHQERQNVVMSNLANQDVPAFKARTLEFEQELQAALNIDGRGKMTRTQGGHMPTVFNAAGFEGNIDMGWKPRVVQGLDSVDMDKEMAVMAKNTLMYNALTDITKKSFEGLQKVIMDGGK